Within the Cytophagia bacterium CHB2 genome, the region CCGAGATCACGCAGGACATTCGCGAAGCCGAAGCCGTGTACCAGGCCGAAAAAGAATGTGAGAACCCAGCGATGTCGCGTCAGATTTTCCGCTTCAGAGCTGTTATTGCCGGTGAAAATGATGAAATTCTCCGCTGCCACATAGGCAATGCTCAAGGCAATGCCGGATTCGATCAGCCGGCCCGGCAACGCCACGACTTCGAGCGCCGCCAGAATCAATGTGATGCTGTGTGCAATGGTAAACGAGGTGACGATTTTTATAAGATCGATAAAGCGCCCGCCGATGGCAATCAGGCCAAGAAGAAACATGATATGATCATACCCCAAAAAAATATGCTCGATGCCGAGCACAATGAACTCGCGGAAGCGCGCGAGTAAGGAAACCTCCTCACCCAGCACAAAACGGTGGCGCGGCTGGTCGGCGGTGAGAATCGCTGTTTGCAGCGTATCACCGGCCACCGCTTTTGCCAGGTTCTTGTGTGCCTGGCCGAATTTCTCGAAAAAATCGATGCGGTAGCCGATTTCCTCGGGCGCAGCAGAAACATTTTTGGTGAATATAAAATTGATGAACATATTGCCGAATTCATCAAGATAAAAATTGCCTTCTTGCGGCTCCATTTCTACCGGGGTATACCCCAGCGCCACGCTGTAATGCTCGGCGAAATACGCATACATCTCCGGCATGCCTTTTTGCGCTTCTTCGCGATCGACGGCGCCGTCGCGGTTTTCATCCAACGGGAAAACACGCTCAAGATCGGAAATGTCGAACATCAACGTGAGTTTGATCTGAGGGTGTGCGATTTCAAGCGTGGAATAGCTGCTGTTGAGCTGATGCGCGTGCAGGGCTGGCATATCTGCAATTTGCAGAAAGACGCTGGTTAGAATAAAGATTTTTTTCAACAGAGTCTCCGAACTGTTGTGCAACAGTGCAAACCAGCATCGCGATAACATTCGTAACGCATGCTCTGCTTGGGCAAAAGCATGGCGCGAATGAACACGCTGCAGGATGAATAAATATCAAGCGAACCGCAAAGTACAAGATACGCTCGAATTAGTCAAGCTTGCCCTTGATATTCATGGCTTATTTTGTTATGATAGTTTCGTTTTTTGAGCGCATCCCGCCAAGGTTTCATAGCTTGTTGCCTACATCAAGGAGTCTTTTTCATGTCGATTGATCTTTCCCGCACCAATGCGTTCACGCGCCGGCATATCGGGCCGAGCGCGGATGAGACAGCCCAGATGCTCATGGTTTTGGAGGCGCCGTCGCTCGACGCCTTTATAGCTAGCGTCGTTCCTGAGAATATCCGCACCAAACGCGCGTTACGGCTGGACGGGATACAAACTGAATACGAAGCCGTAACCCGTCTGCGATCAATTGCCGCAAAAAATAAAATCTATCGTTCACTCATCGGCATGGGTTATTCGGATACCATCACGCCGCCGGTGGTGCAGCGCAACATTTTGGAGAATCCCGGCTGGTATACGCAATATACCCCCTATCAAGCCGAAATTGCACAAGGCCGCCTGGAAGCATTGCTGAATTTTCAAACGATGATCATTGATCTCACCGGCTTGCCGGTGGCGAATGCTTCGTTGCTCGACGAGGCCACTGCCGCGGCGGAAGCCATGGCGATGTTCTATCACACAAAGCGCGAGCTAAAACCGGCGCGTTTCTTTGTCTCGCAGCATTGCCATCCGCAAAATATTGCCGTGGTGCAAACGCGCGCGTTGCCGCTTGGCATTGAAGTCATTGTCGGCGATCATGAAAAATTCGAATTCACGAACGAGGTGTTCGGCGCGTTATTGCAGTATCCCGCAACCGACGGCGCGGTGCATGACTATCGCGCGTTTTGCGAGCGGGCGCATGCCGCCGGCGCGCTGGTGGCGGTGGCGGCTGATTTGATGAGCCTGGTGTTACTAACGCCCCCCGGCGAATTTGGCGCAGATGTTGTGCTCGGCAATTCTCAGCGCTTTGGCGTGCCGTTGGGTTATGGCGGCCCGCACGCAGCCTTCTTCGCGACCCGTGATGAATTCAAGCGCCTCATGCCGGGGCGCATCATCGGTGTTTCGATCGATGCCCACGGCAAACCCGCCTTGCGCATGGCTTTGCAAACGCGTGAGCAGCACATTCGACGTGAAAAAGCAACCTCCAACATTTGCACGGCCCAGGTGTTGCTGGCCGTGATGGCGGGCATGTACGGCGTTTATCACGGTCCGGACGGCCTGAAGCGTATCGCGACCCGCATTCACAACATGACAAAGGTTTTGGCGAAAGGGCTGCAGCGGCTCGGTTATCAGCTTTTGAGCCAGGATTTTTTTGATACGCTGCATGTCAAGGTCAGCAAAACCAAATTGCCTCAAATTCTTGCAGCGGCGGAAGCGCGGCACATCAATTTTCGCCAATATGATGATGGCACGCTCGGCATCGCGCTTGATCAAATCTCCAGCGCCGAGGAAGTGAGTGAGGTAATAAAAATTTTTGCGTTGTCACAGACGCCCGGGTTCACGGTTGCAGATATCGCTGCTTCCGAGGAACCGGGATATACCGGCAAGATGCAGCGCCGTTCCGCGTTCATGCAGCATCCGGTCTTCAATAGTTATCATTCTGAAACGGAAATGTTGCGCTATTTGCGCCGGCTCGAGGCAAAAGATCTATCGCTCACAACCAGCATGATTCCGCTCGGCTCGTGTACTATGAAGCTCAATGCCACGAGTGAAATGTTTCCGGTGACCTGGCCGGAGTTTGGGAAATTGCATCCCTTCGCGCCGGTTGAGCAGGCTGCCGGCTACCAGGAAATGTTTCAACAACTGGAAACCTGGCTTGCCGAGGCCACAGGCTTCAGCGCGATTTCATTGCAACCGAACGCCGGCGCGCAAGGCGAGTATACCGGTTTGCTCGTGATTCGCGCCTATCATCACAGCCGCGGCGAACGCCAGCGCAACGTGTGCTTGATTCCGCAATCCGCGCACGGCACCAATCCCGCTAGCGCCGTCATGGCCGGCATGGAAGTCGTCGTCGTACGCTGCGACGACAAGGGCAATATCGATGTTGCAGATTTGAAAGCCCGGGCCGCGCAGCATCGCGATAAACTCGCGGCTTTGATGGTGACTTATCCATCGACGCACGGCGTATTCGAGGAGGCAATTAAAGATATTTGCGACAGTATTCACAAAAACGGCGGGCAAGTGTACATGGACGGCGCGAATCTCAACGCGCAGCTTGGCCTTTGCCGTCCCGGAGAATTAGGCGCGGATGTTTGCCACTTGAATCTGCACAAGACATTTTGTATTCCGCAT harbors:
- the gcvP gene encoding aminomethyl-transferring glycine dehydrogenase, with the translated sequence MSIDLSRTNAFTRRHIGPSADETAQMLMVLEAPSLDAFIASVVPENIRTKRALRLDGIQTEYEAVTRLRSIAAKNKIYRSLIGMGYSDTITPPVVQRNILENPGWYTQYTPYQAEIAQGRLEALLNFQTMIIDLTGLPVANASLLDEATAAAEAMAMFYHTKRELKPARFFVSQHCHPQNIAVVQTRALPLGIEVIVGDHEKFEFTNEVFGALLQYPATDGAVHDYRAFCERAHAAGALVAVAADLMSLVLLTPPGEFGADVVLGNSQRFGVPLGYGGPHAAFFATRDEFKRLMPGRIIGVSIDAHGKPALRMALQTREQHIRREKATSNICTAQVLLAVMAGMYGVYHGPDGLKRIATRIHNMTKVLAKGLQRLGYQLLSQDFFDTLHVKVSKTKLPQILAAAEARHINFRQYDDGTLGIALDQISSAEEVSEVIKIFALSQTPGFTVADIAASEEPGYTGKMQRRSAFMQHPVFNSYHSETEMLRYLRRLEAKDLSLTTSMIPLGSCTMKLNATSEMFPVTWPEFGKLHPFAPVEQAAGYQEMFQQLETWLAEATGFSAISLQPNAGAQGEYTGLLVIRAYHHSRGERQRNVCLIPQSAHGTNPASAVMAGMEVVVVRCDDKGNIDVADLKARAAQHRDKLAALMVTYPSTHGVFEEAIKDICDSIHKNGGQVYMDGANLNAQLGLCRPGELGADVCHLNLHKTFCIPHGGGGPGMGPIGVAAHLAPFLPTHPVVATGGKQGIGPVSAAPWGSANILVISWTYIAMMGGEGLTQATKMAILNANYMAQRLKKYFPVLYKGVNGRVAHEFILDMRGFKNSAGIEVEDIAKRLMDYGFHAPTVSFPVAGTLMIEPTESESKAELDRFCEALIAIKSEIAEIENGKAERGNNVLTHSPHTAETVVADRWDMPYSREKAAFPAAWLRKHKFWPAVGRINNAYGDRNLICACPPMEAYESDERR
- a CDS encoding HupE/UreJ family protein, yielding MLSRCWFALLHNSSETLLKKIFILTSVFLQIADMPALHAHQLNSSYSTLEIAHPQIKLTLMFDISDLERVFPLDENRDGAVDREEAQKGMPEMYAYFAEHYSVALGYTPVEMEPQEGNFYLDEFGNMFINFIFTKNVSAAPEEIGYRIDFFEKFGQAHKNLAKAVAGDTLQTAILTADQPRHRFVLGEEVSLLARFREFIVLGIEHIFLGYDHIMFLLGLIAIGGRFIDLIKIVTSFTIAHSITLILAALEVVALPGRLIESGIALSIAYVAAENFIIFTGNNSSEAENLTRHRWVLTFFFGLVHGFGFANVLRDLGLPGRGLIGSLLSFNIGVELGQIAIVGVLFPIILSLAKTKFQRQVVYAVSSIIFVFGLSWFIERSFALSFMPF